A genomic region of Burkholderia humptydooensis contains the following coding sequences:
- a CDS encoding serine hydrolase domain-containing protein encodes MNPEFEAHASAAAAATDDAALAGRLDRVLATALAERRVVGAVALVARHGGLVYRRAHGFAERETQRPMREDTLFRLSSVTKPIVTAAVLRLVAAGRMALDAPITRWLPDFAPALPDGRAPALTVHRLLTHTAGLSYWLLEAPGSIYHTLGISDGIDLVDFDLAENLRRIAAAPLAFEPGSAWRYSLALDVLGAAIERETGLALPDAVAQLVTTPLGMRDTGFVAADPARFAVAYASAAPEPARITDNLDVPLPEGHGVAVRFAPSRVFDASAFPSGGAGMYGSADDVLRVLETIRTGGDGFLPAALVAAMRTDHTGPAAETRGPGWGFGYGGAVLSDPARAQSPQSAGTLQWGGVYGHSWFVDAARGLTVLLMTNTAYEGMSGPLTLEVRDAVYGV; translated from the coding sequence ATGAATCCGGAGTTCGAAGCCCATGCATCCGCGGCAGCCGCCGCAACCGACGACGCCGCGCTCGCCGGGCGGCTCGACCGCGTGCTCGCGACGGCGCTCGCCGAGCGGCGCGTCGTCGGCGCGGTCGCGCTCGTCGCGCGGCACGGCGGGCTCGTCTACCGGCGCGCGCACGGCTTCGCGGAGCGCGAGACGCAGCGGCCGATGCGCGAGGACACGCTGTTTCGCCTGTCGTCGGTCACGAAGCCGATCGTCACCGCCGCGGTGCTGCGCCTCGTCGCCGCCGGCCGGATGGCGCTCGACGCGCCGATCACGCGCTGGCTGCCCGATTTCGCGCCGGCGCTGCCCGACGGCCGCGCGCCCGCGCTGACCGTGCATCGGCTGCTGACCCACACGGCGGGCCTGAGCTACTGGCTGCTCGAAGCGCCGGGCTCGATCTATCACACGCTCGGCATTTCGGACGGCATCGATCTCGTCGACTTCGATCTCGCGGAGAACCTGCGGCGCATCGCGGCCGCGCCGCTCGCGTTCGAGCCCGGCAGCGCGTGGCGCTATTCGCTCGCGCTCGACGTGCTCGGCGCGGCGATCGAGCGCGAGACGGGGCTCGCGCTGCCCGACGCCGTCGCGCAGCTCGTCACGACGCCGCTCGGGATGCGCGACACGGGCTTCGTCGCGGCCGACCCCGCGCGCTTCGCGGTGGCGTATGCGAGCGCCGCGCCCGAACCCGCGCGGATCACCGACAACCTTGACGTGCCGCTGCCCGAAGGGCACGGCGTCGCGGTGCGCTTCGCGCCGTCGCGGGTGTTCGACGCGTCGGCGTTTCCGTCGGGCGGCGCGGGGATGTACGGCAGCGCCGACGACGTGCTGCGCGTGCTCGAGACGATCCGCACGGGCGGCGACGGCTTCCTGCCCGCCGCGCTCGTCGCCGCGATGCGCACCGATCACACGGGGCCGGCCGCCGAGACGCGCGGGCCCGGCTGGGGCTTCGGCTACGGCGGCGCGGTGCTGTCCGACCCGGCGCGCGCGCAGTCGCCGCAAAGCGCGGGGACGTTGCAGTGGGGCGGCGTCTACGGGCATTCGTGGTTCGTCGACGCCGCGCGCGGCCTCACCGTGCTGCTGATGACGAACACCGCGTATGAAGGGATGTCGGGGCCGTTGACGCTCGAGGTGCGCGACGCTGTGTACGGCGTGTGA